Proteins encoded by one window of Lathyrus oleraceus cultivar Zhongwan6 chromosome 1, CAAS_Psat_ZW6_1.0, whole genome shotgun sequence:
- the LOC127082588 gene encoding katanin p80 WD40 repeat-containing subunit B1 homolog KTN80.1: MAKRGYKIQEFVAHSSNVNCLRIGKKGCRLFITGGDDHKVNLWTIGKPTSVSSLSGHTSPVESVAFDSGEVLVLAGSSSGVIRLWDLEESKMVRTVAGHRSNCTSVEFHPFGEFFASGSMDTNLKIWDNRKKGCIHTYKGHSQGINTIKFTPDGRWVVSGGFDNVVKVWDLTAGKLLHDFNFHDGHITSLDFHPLEFLLATGSADKTVKFWDLETFELIGSARREDTGVRSIAFHPDGRTLFSGHEDGLRVFSWEPVICHDTVDMGWTTLDDICIHDGKLLGCSHYRNSVGVWVADISLIEPYGDDLDLKKDEGAKHKHILKGSKLEKVEVDIGPTSGFRSMSPDESKEIKNIYIDSSGGKPVALSKSASFNSVKVDLAEESKEMYDLETAKQNPATKVHVKSNEQATIETLIMQNIVVRDIPDAKDSTKPVKETITFSKTKPGMLLKPAHARRASTGRFDVDKFSDTASKLDSAEIPKFQSGIGSQNEAKESCEDKHPIKNVTDKSDKTVSPYNFFNLTKRVESSTGNEEITPVKYVNGVAVVRGRTRSLVERFERRESVQGNEDQINLPLPTISEAGRSIHNENQTNTYPTTVFERKEIIPCNEDQTSAPPSMVCERKEIIPHNEDQTNESPSTVFERKEKIPRDEVQTNAYPATVFERKEKTPRDDGLTNESPSSIFERKEKIPRDEVQTNASPSTVFERKEKIPRDEVQTNASPSMVFERKEKIPHDEVQTNASPSTVFERKERIPRSVVQTDASSTTVFERKERLPRSEVQTTVFERKERIPRSEVQTNASPSKVLERKERNSRSEAQTDASYSTVFERKDRIPRSEGQTNAYPSTVFERKERIPRSEVQTNTPPSTVFERKRITRNEVQTKAPHSTVFLRKERILHNEVQTNASTPIVSAERKERILRNEDRNNIPSLPNTMSNIDESSRPDIVKVELQVSQRDSNSSNEMAIIEGLMETHDATLSNLRSRLTKLQVVRHFWERNDIKGAISALRKLPDQSVQADVISILMEKMEILTLDLLSSLLPVLTGLLDSKTERHVKVSLDMLLKFVAVFGSTIKATISAPPSVGVDLHREQRRECCNECFMELQKVQTTLPTLIRKGGLLAKSSMELNLVLQRT; encoded by the exons ATGGCAAAACGTGGTTACAAAATAC AGGAATTTGTGGCTCATTCAAGCAATGTCAATTGTTTAAGGATCGGAAAGAAGGGGTGTCGTCTATTCATAACAGGAGGGGATGATCACAAAGTCAATCTATGGACTATTGGCAAACCAACCTCTGTATCG AGCCTGTCTGGTCATACTAGTCCGGTTGAATCCGTTGCATTTGATTCGGGAGAAGTGTTGGTTCTTGCCGGTTCGTCATCGGGTGTGATAAGGCTTTGGGATTTGGAAGAATCAAAGA TGGTTCGCACTGTTGCCGGGCACAGATCCAATTGTACATCTGTTGAGTTTCATCCGTTTGGCGAGTTTTTTGCGTCTGGATCCATGGATACTAATCTAAAGATTTGGGATAATCGCAAAAAAGGATGCATTCATACATACAAGGGTCATAGCCAAGGCATCAATACTATCAAATTCACTCCGGATGGCCGATGGGTAGTCTCTGGCGGATTTGATAATGTTGTGAAG GTTTGGGATCTAACTGCTGGAAAGCTCTTGCATGACTTCAATTTCCATGACGGACACATTACGTCCTTAGATTTCCATCCGCTCGAGTTTCTTCTGGCTACAG GTTCAGCAGATAAAACAGTGAAATTCTGGGATTTAGAAACCTTTGAACTCATTGGATCTGCTAGACGTGAG GACACAGGAGTACGCTCGATAGCTTTTCATCCTGATGGAAGGACACTGTTTAGTGGACATGAAGATGGTTTGAGG GTGTTTTCATGGGAGCCTGTTATTTGTCATGACACTGTTGATATGGGGTGGACAACACTTGATGATATCTGCATTCACGACGGCAAACTTTTGGGGTGCTCACACTACCGGAACTCTGTTGGAGTTTGGGTAGCAGATATATCG CTTATTGAGCCGTACGGGGATGACTTGGATCTCAAGAAAGATGAAGGCGCAAAGCATAAACATATTCTTAAGGGAAGTAAACTTGAAAAAGTAGAGGTTGATATAGGACCAACTTCTGGTTTTCGCAGCATGTCTCCTGATGAGTCGAAAGAGATAAAGAATATATATATCGACT CTTCTGGTGGGAAGCCCGTTGCTTTATCAAAATCAGCATCTTTTAATTCTGTAAAAGTAGACCTCGCAGAGGAATCCAAGGAAATGTATGACTTGGAAACGGCGAAGCAGAATCCTGCGACAAAAGTTCATGTAAAATCAAATGAACAAGCGACTATAGAAACTCTCATTATGCAAAATATTGTAGTGCGAGACATTCCTGATGCTAAGGACTCGACAAAACCTGTAAAAGAAACAATCACTTTTTCAAAGACAAAGCCCGGGATGTTACTTAAACCAGCTCATGCCCGGAGAGCTTCCACGGGCAGATTCGATGTTGATAAGTTTTCAGATACCGCAAGTAAATTAGACAGTGCGGAAATTCCAAAGTTTCAAAGTGGTATTGGATCTCAGAATGAAGCCAAAGAATCTTGTGAAGATAAACATCCTATCAAGAATGTCACAGACAAGTCCGACAAAACTGTGTCTCCATACAATTTCTTTAACCTGACAAAAC GTGTTGAGTCCTCTACAGGCAACGAAGAAATTACACCAGTTAAATATGTCAATGGAG TTGCTGTTGTAAGAGGAAGGACCCGTTCTCTGGTCGAGAGATTCGAAAGAAGAGAAAGTGTTCAAGGCAATGAGGATCAAATTAATCTACCTCTCCCTACAATAAGTGAAGCAGGGAGAAGTATTCATAATGAAAATCAAACTAATACGTACCCTACAACAGTGTTCGAGAGGAAAGAAATAATTCCATGCAACGAAGATCAAACTAGTGCACCCCCTTCCATGGTATGTgagagaaaagaaataattcCCCACAATGAAGATCAAACTAATGAGTCCCCTTCCACGGTATTTGAGAGGAAAGAAAAAATTCCCCGCGATGAGGTTCAAACTAATGCATACCCTGCGACAGTATTTGAGAGGAAAGAAAAAACTCCCCGCGATGATGGTCTAACAAATGAATCCCCCTCATCGATATTTGAGAGGAAGGAAAAAATTCCCCGTGATGAAGTTCAAACTAATGCATCCCCCTCTACGGTATTTGAGAGGAAAGAAAAAATTCCCCGCGATGAAGTTCAAACTAATGCATCCCCCTCTATGGTATTTGAGAGGAAAGAAAAAATTCCCCATGATGAAGTTCAAACTAATGCATCCCCCTCTACGGTATTTGAGAGGAAAGAAAGAATTCCTCGAAGTGTAGTTCAAACTGATGCATCCTCCACTACAGTATTCGAGAGGAAAGAAAGACTTCCCCGCAGTGAAGTTCAAACTACAGTATTTGAGAGGAAAGAGAGAATTCCCCGCAGTGAAGTTCAAACTAATGCATCCCCTTCTAAGGTACTTGAGAGGAAAGAAAGAAATTCCCGCAGTGAAGCTCAAACTGATGCATCTTACTCTACCGTATTTGAGAGAAAAGATAGAATTCCCCGTAGTGAAGGTCAAACCAACGCTTACCCCTCTACGGTATTTGAGAGGAAAGAGAGAATTCCCCGTAGTGAAGTTCAAACTAATACACCCCCCTCCACAGTATTTGAGAGGAAAAGAATTACCCGCAATGAAGTTCAAACTAAGGCACCACACTCCACCGTTTTTCTGAGGAAAGAAAGAATTCTGCACAACGAAGTTCAAACTAATGCATCTACCCCCATTGTATCTGCTGAGAGGAAAGAAAGAATTCTCCGCAATGAAGATAGAAACAATATTCCCTCCCTTCCTAACACAATGTCTAACATCGACGAATCCTCCCGTCCAGACATAGTG AAAGTTGAACTTCAAGTTTCTCAAAGGGATTCAAACTCTTCAAATGAAATGGCGATAATTGAAGGTCTGATGGAAACTCACGATGCAACATTAAGTAATCTCCGTTCACGCTTGACAAAATTACAG GTGGTGCGACATTTTTGGGAACGCAATGATATCAAAGGTGCTATCAGTGCATTGAGAAAACTACCAGATCAATCC GTTCAAGCCGATGTTATAAGTATCCTTATGGAAAAGATGGAGATTCTTACATTAGATTTACTTTCTTCCTTACTACCTGTGCTCACAGGTTTACTGGATAGCAAGACAGAAAG ACATGTAAAGGTGTCATTAGATATGTTGTTAAAGTTTGTGGCAGTTTTTGGTTCAACAATTAAGGCAACCATTTCAGCACCTCCTTCTGTCGGGGTTGATCTGCACCGAGAGCAAAG GAGGGAATGCTGCAATGAGTGCTTTATGGAACTGCAAAAAGTTCAAACAACTCTTCCAACGCTCATACG GAAGGGTGGTTTATTGGCCAAATCTTCAATGGAGCTAAATCTCGTTCTTCAAAGAACATAA